One region of Candidatus Polarisedimenticolaceae bacterium genomic DNA includes:
- a CDS encoding DUF192 domain-containing protein has protein sequence MTGTFPWLSLVLAATTAASATAPRWAVAVLPSGHEFALEVAADDASRARGYMGREHVGARDGMLFIFDADAPHAFWMKDCKTSLDMVWLDARLRIVWVAARQAPCPATGECPSVAPPSPARYVLEFAAGTAESEGLRAGGSIVVISEPPLP, from the coding sequence ATGACCGGCACCTTTCCCTGGCTTTCGCTCGTTCTCGCTGCCACGACGGCGGCCTCGGCAACGGCCCCTCGCTGGGCGGTGGCCGTCCTCCCGTCCGGCCACGAGTTCGCCCTTGAGGTCGCCGCCGACGATGCGTCGCGGGCCCGCGGCTACATGGGGCGCGAGCACGTCGGCGCGCGGGACGGCATGCTCTTCATCTTCGACGCCGACGCGCCCCATGCGTTCTGGATGAAAGACTGCAAGACCTCCCTGGACATGGTGTGGCTCGACGCGCGCCTTCGCATCGTCTGGGTCGCCGCGCGGCAAGCGCCGTGCCCGGCGACAGGCGAATGTCCGTCGGTCGCGCCTCCGTCGCCCGCGCGCTACGTTCTCGAGTTCGCCGCCGGGACCGCCGAGTCGGAAGGCTTGCGCGCCGGTGGATCGATCGTCGTGATCTCCGAGCCGCCTCTCCCATGA
- a CDS encoding type II secretion system protein GspG — MLRSRVARLLVVVLVASGAIACGGRERRADRLWRQAQERIEKSDTDGAIVLMQKIIDEYPDAEIAAKARDQIVLYRGLAHAVESYPARQARDTMIRVARAIESFHARSQHWPSRLEDLVPGSLPEIPKDPWGHGLTYEVTSRGYRLVCLGADGAVGGAGEAEDITVVDGRFVAGAP; from the coding sequence GTGCTTCGCTCTCGCGTCGCGCGTCTCCTCGTCGTCGTGCTCGTCGCGTCGGGAGCGATCGCGTGCGGCGGTCGCGAGCGTCGCGCGGACCGCCTGTGGCGACAGGCGCAGGAGCGCATCGAGAAGTCCGACACCGACGGCGCGATCGTGCTCATGCAGAAGATCATCGACGAGTATCCGGACGCGGAGATTGCCGCGAAGGCGCGTGATCAGATCGTCCTCTACCGCGGTCTCGCACACGCGGTGGAGTCGTACCCGGCGCGCCAGGCGCGCGACACGATGATCCGCGTCGCGCGCGCGATCGAGTCGTTCCACGCGCGGTCTCAGCACTGGCCGTCGCGTCTCGAGGATCTCGTCCCCGGATCGCTGCCGGAAATTCCGAAGGATCCGTGGGGCCACGGCTTGACCTACGAGGTCACGTCGCGCGGCTACCGCCTCGTCTGCCTCGGCGCCGACGGTGCCGTAGGCGGTGCCGGCGAGGCGGAGGACATCACGGTCGTCGACGGCCGGTTCGTGGCGGGCGCGCCATGA
- a CDS encoding HEAT repeat domain-containing protein: MRRLGSRRPKQVDRARARLSIIGSHSVAALVQALEGDNNRVRSHAMPLLALIQDPRGRGPLVAMLLDRDARMREIASRSLARFPSPDAVAALERLLKREKSKEVRLAAVHGLLELVESGQDGAVRRLLEVLLDVREEVRVRTAACALLPLLKPAARRGLLRRLRADAVEEIARRAAEIAEEDETIAPRERTKIDGIAKDLASGDYAVWNDALHRVAGAGAAASESIIAEMRKRSNDPEYCTRAGMALKTLGSRRVRGLAEALDVVDEPLPLQVLVEVAGAIGEKPLIYRLKSVIERVAPADGGSTRFDPMQRVRAKAHFELARIGSRVAIADLQSILADGERRLPLEALSAVELIGKRDEIPLLLKGYQREDPFLRGKLACVVRTIMKRERIRRNSVALRALPADLRRVLDGILSRKPRKSARRRPGR; encoded by the coding sequence GTGCGGAGGCTCGGAAGCCGTCGACCCAAGCAAGTCGATCGCGCACGCGCGCGTCTCTCGATCATCGGATCGCATTCCGTCGCGGCGCTCGTGCAAGCGCTCGAGGGCGACAACAATCGCGTGCGCTCGCATGCGATGCCGCTTCTCGCGCTCATCCAGGATCCGCGAGGCCGCGGCCCGCTCGTCGCGATGCTGCTCGACCGCGATGCGCGCATGCGCGAGATCGCGTCTCGATCCCTCGCGCGCTTCCCTTCTCCCGACGCGGTCGCCGCGCTCGAGCGCTTGCTCAAGCGGGAGAAGTCGAAGGAGGTCCGCCTCGCCGCCGTGCACGGTCTGCTCGAGCTGGTCGAGTCGGGCCAAGACGGCGCGGTCAGGCGGCTTCTCGAGGTGCTCCTGGACGTCCGGGAAGAGGTCCGCGTCCGCACCGCGGCCTGCGCGCTCCTCCCCCTCCTCAAGCCTGCGGCGCGCCGCGGGCTCCTTCGCCGCCTCCGCGCCGATGCGGTCGAGGAGATCGCCCGCCGCGCCGCGGAGATCGCCGAGGAAGACGAGACCATCGCTCCGCGTGAGCGGACCAAGATCGACGGCATCGCGAAGGATCTCGCGTCGGGCGACTATGCCGTGTGGAACGATGCGCTTCACCGCGTCGCCGGAGCGGGTGCCGCCGCTTCCGAGTCGATCATCGCGGAGATGCGCAAACGCTCGAATGACCCCGAGTACTGCACGCGCGCGGGCATGGCGCTCAAGACCCTTGGTTCGCGCCGCGTGCGCGGCCTCGCCGAGGCGCTCGACGTCGTCGACGAGCCCCTCCCTCTCCAGGTCCTGGTCGAGGTCGCCGGCGCGATCGGCGAGAAGCCTCTCATCTACCGGTTGAAGAGCGTCATCGAGCGTGTCGCTCCGGCGGACGGCGGTTCGACGCGCTTCGATCCGATGCAGCGGGTCCGCGCGAAGGCCCACTTCGAGCTGGCGCGCATCGGCAGCCGGGTCGCGATCGCCGACCTTCAATCGATCCTCGCCGACGGCGAGCGGCGGTTGCCGCTCGAGGCGCTCTCGGCGGTCGAGCTGATCGGGAAACGCGACGAGATCCCGCTTCTCCTCAAGGGCTATCAACGTGAGGACCCGTTCCTGCGCGGAAAGCTCGCGTGCGTCGTGCGCACGATCATGAAGCGCGAGCGGATCCGCAGGAACAGCGTGGCGCTCCGCGCGCTCCCGGCCGACCTCAGGCGCGTGCTCGACGGCATCTTGAGCCGCAAGCCGCGCAAGTCCGCACGGCGCCGGCCGGGCCGGTAG
- a CDS encoding phosphoglycerate kinase, translated as MVRKLSVRDLTGLEDRRVFCRVDFNVPLADGRVTDDARIRASLPTIHLLSGAGAKVVLASHLGRPKGKKKPEASLGPVARHLAELLGDPVAFAEDCVGAPAQLAVARLRPGGVALMENLRFHAEEEANDAAFTAELAALADLYVNDAFGSAHRAHASTAGVPSLLKPAAAGLLMQDELVQLGRLLDRPERPFLAILGGAKVSDKIELIDNLLPHVDGFLIGGAMAYTFLEARGVAVGRSLVERERLDLARSVAAKIEAAGKTLELPVDHVIAVGGDDTRVRTTRDAAIAGDEAGMDIGPETAERFARAIGRARTVLWNGPVGRFEVAAFSAGSRRVAEALAASSATSVVGGGDTGAAVHAFGLTDRMSHVSTGGGASLEFLSGLPLPGVLALDDAP; from the coding sequence GTGGTACGCAAGCTGAGCGTCCGGGATCTGACGGGCCTCGAGGACCGCAGGGTGTTCTGCCGCGTCGACTTCAACGTCCCCCTCGCCGACGGCCGCGTGACCGACGATGCGCGCATCCGCGCGTCGTTGCCGACCATTCATCTTCTCTCGGGAGCGGGCGCGAAAGTCGTCCTCGCCTCGCACCTCGGCCGCCCGAAAGGGAAGAAGAAGCCCGAGGCGTCGCTCGGACCCGTCGCACGCCACCTCGCCGAGCTCCTCGGCGACCCGGTCGCCTTCGCCGAAGACTGTGTCGGCGCCCCCGCGCAGCTCGCCGTCGCGCGGCTCAGGCCTGGCGGGGTCGCGCTCATGGAGAACCTCAGGTTCCACGCAGAGGAAGAAGCCAACGACGCCGCCTTCACGGCGGAGCTCGCCGCTCTCGCGGACCTCTACGTCAACGACGCGTTCGGGAGCGCTCACCGTGCCCATGCGTCGACCGCCGGTGTGCCCTCGCTCCTCAAGCCCGCGGCGGCGGGACTCCTGATGCAGGACGAGCTGGTGCAGCTGGGCCGCCTCCTCGATCGTCCCGAGCGTCCCTTCCTGGCGATCCTGGGCGGAGCCAAGGTCTCGGACAAGATCGAGCTGATCGACAACCTCCTGCCGCACGTCGACGGCTTCCTCATCGGCGGCGCGATGGCGTACACCTTTCTCGAGGCCCGAGGCGTCGCGGTGGGCCGCTCGCTCGTCGAGCGCGAGCGTCTCGATCTCGCGCGCTCCGTCGCGGCGAAGATCGAAGCCGCGGGCAAGACGCTCGAGCTTCCGGTCGATCACGTCATCGCGGTGGGAGGCGACGACACGCGCGTACGCACGACGCGCGACGCGGCGATCGCCGGCGACGAGGCCGGCATGGACATCGGTCCCGAAACGGCCGAGCGATTCGCCCGCGCGATCGGCCGAGCCCGGACCGTTCTCTGGAACGGCCCGGTCGGACGATTCGAGGTCGCGGCGTTCTCAGCCGGGAGCCGCCGTGTCGCCGAAGCCCTCGCGGCGTCTTCCGCCACGAGCGTCGTCGGCGGCGGCGACACGGGCGCAGCGGTCCACGCGTTCGGCCTCACCGACCGAATGAGCCATGTCTCCACCGGCGGCGGCGCCTCGCTCGAGTTCCTCTCGGGATTGCCGCTGCCCGGCGTCTTGGCACTGGACGACGCGCCGTGA
- the tpiA gene encoding triose-phosphate isomerase — MTPVGRRRLVVGNWKMNLGERDARALVTAVAAAFPFERADGAVAPAFPCLRAALDAARGSALAVAAQNVHPDDRGAYTGEVSAPMLAEMGIRFVIVGHSERRILFGEDDATIARKLVAARSHGLVPILCIGESEGEHDRGETHDVVVRQLRAAVGTDPEVVIAYEPVWAIGTGRTPAPSDVAAAHGAIREELMRRLGPPASAVRILYGGSVNAANAAGLLAAENVDGALVGGASLDAVTFVAIASA; from the coding sequence GTGACGCCTGTGGGGCGGCGGCGCCTCGTCGTCGGCAATTGGAAGATGAACCTCGGCGAGCGCGACGCGCGCGCGCTGGTCACCGCCGTCGCCGCCGCGTTTCCGTTCGAGCGCGCCGACGGCGCCGTGGCACCCGCGTTCCCGTGCCTGAGGGCCGCGCTCGACGCCGCCCGCGGATCCGCGCTCGCCGTCGCGGCGCAGAACGTCCATCCGGACGACCGCGGTGCCTACACCGGCGAGGTGTCGGCGCCGATGCTCGCCGAGATGGGGATCCGCTTCGTCATCGTCGGCCACTCCGAGCGCCGGATCCTCTTCGGCGAGGACGACGCGACGATCGCGCGCAAGCTGGTGGCGGCCCGGAGCCACGGCCTCGTGCCGATCCTCTGCATCGGCGAGTCCGAAGGCGAGCACGACCGCGGAGAGACCCACGACGTCGTCGTGAGGCAGCTCCGCGCGGCGGTCGGAACCGATCCCGAGGTCGTGATCGCCTACGAGCCGGTATGGGCGATCGGAACCGGGCGCACGCCTGCGCCGTCGGACGTCGCCGCGGCACACGGCGCGATTCGCGAGGAGCTGATGCGCCGCCTCGGTCCGCCCGCGTCCGCGGTCCGGATCCTCTACGGCGGGTCGGTCAACGCGGCGAACGCGGCGGGACTTCTGGCAGCGGAAAACGTCGACGGGGCGCTCGTCGGCGGCGCGTCGCTGGACGCCGTCACCTTCGTGGCGATCGCTTCGGCTTGA